In Saimiri boliviensis isolate mSaiBol1 chromosome 12, mSaiBol1.pri, whole genome shotgun sequence, one genomic interval encodes:
- the CALHM1 gene encoding calcium homeostasis modulator protein 1 codes for MDKFRMIFQFLQSNQESFMNGICGIMALASAQMYSAFDFNCPCLPGYNAAYSMGILLAPPLVLFLLGLVMNNNVSMLAEEWKRPPGHRAKDPAVLRYMFCSMAQRALIAPVVWVAVTLLDGKCFLCAFCTAVPVTALGNGSLVPGLPAPELARLLARVPCPEIYDGDWLLAREVAVRYLRCISQALGWSFVLLTTLLAFVVRSVRPCFTQAAFLKSKYWSHYIDIERKLFDETCTEHAKAFAKVCIQQFFEAMNHDLELGHAHGALATAPASKAAPMPPDGGEEEREKLRGITDQGTMNRLLMSWHKCKPPLRLGREEPLLMGNGWAGGGPRPLRKEVATYFSKV; via the exons ATGGACAAGTTCCGGATGATCTTCCAGTTCCTGCAGTCCAACCAGGAGTCCTTCATGAACGGCATCTGTGGCATCATGGCCCTGGCCAGCGCCCAGATGTACTCAGCCTTCGACTTCAACTGCCCCTGCCTGCCAGGCTACAACGCGGCTTACAGCATGGGCATCCTGCTGGCACCACCCCTGGTGCTCTTCTTGCTGGGCCTGGTCATGAACAACAACGTGTCCATGCTGGCGGAGGAGTGGAAGCGGCCACCGGGCCACCGGGCCAAGGACCCTGCCGTGTTGCGCTACATGTTCTGCTCCATGGCCCAGCGTGCCCTCATCGCACCCGTCGTCTGGGTGGCTGTCACACTACTCGATGGCAAATGCTTCCTCTGTGCCTTCTGCACTGCTGTGCCTGTGACCGCACTGGGCAATggcagcctggtgcctggcctTCCTGCCCCCGAGCTCGCCCGCCTGCTGGCCCGAGTGCCCTGCCCTGAGATCTACGATGGTGACTGGCTGCTGGCCCGAGAGGTGGCTGTGCGCTACCTGCGCTGCATCTCCCAG GCACTGGGCTGGTCCTTTGTGCTGCTGACCACACTGCTGGCATTCGTGGTGCGCTCCGTGCGGCCCTGCTTCACACAGGCCGCCTTCCTCAAGAGCAAGTACTGGTCCCACTACATTGACATTGAGCGAAAGCTCTTCGATGAGACATGCACAGAGCACGCCAAGGCCTTTGCCAAGGTCTGTATCCAGCAGTTCTTCGAGGCCATGAACCATGACCTGGAGCTGGGTCACGCCCACGGGGCACTGGCCACGGCCCCTGCTTCCAAGGCTGCCCCCATGCCCCCTGAcggtggggaggaggaaagggagaagcTGCGTGGCATCACGGATCAAGGCACCATGAACAGGCTGCTCATGAGCTGGCACAAATGCAAACCGCCTCTTCGGCTGGGCAGGGAGGAGCCGCTGCTGATGGGCAATGGCTGGGCTGGGGGCGGGCCCCGGCCTCTGCGCAAGGAGGTGGCCACCTACTTCAGCAAAGTGTGA